In the genome of Falsirhodobacter halotolerans, one region contains:
- a CDS encoding phage tail protein, translated as MTFLAVLIAALVCALPAHAGFLAPVVGWFAAGGVVAGAVANIGIGLGLSLVGRAMAPKQKKSGPGAISLDAPTSGDGTPQTIILGRRAVVGHRTCPEYSRATGNDWLTIVRDLSDAPVHKLRAIWIGNDRIEMPETFPAWTDPGVFHEPTGKYAGKLRIRFHDGTQTEADNFLIWAYGNHPDRPWRSDMALRGVAYAIIELRRDQELYPGVPDLLFEVDGLPLLDPRTGQRAWSDNLPLLAYNVMRGITLPDGSIYGGGVPASDLPLSSWAPAISEAQTQGWRGGLEVNIGPEDYDGDAPYEIVEHLLQGCAGQIAESGGTWRVRIGGPGLPVATITDRDTIVTEDQVFTPHSGPREIYNGVTAQYSEPGERWEGKTTPLLLDDGYAARDGGRNVVHLTYNAVTDSEQVQQLITMALHDNRRQRSHELSLPPDYAPVEVLDTLSLHLPYDGYVGKLVEVVAVHRDPVSMTQRAHVREVDSSDFTPPTVAPLPVQPVVTTPLAPLALPGWSVEVFAIRDNQDRDRRPAVRITWDPLPAEGIEWQMRVAGDTTIAAQDTTQAVGAGQLVIDKGLIPGARMQIRARAIIRVRPAAWTAWTTFEVPKIGLGEDDIGQQVWDEFTDLATKAGIETVTEFPAKPRADQIVLKMPEKRLYRWDGTAWVEDIFAGIPDGAIDATKIAQGLALIENVEGDTLPTIRTATTITFKGRLYSWDGTRYSADVPAVNVTGQLTNDQIAAVAAAKLTGQIGSVQIADRAVSTGKIADAAIEAGKLAKGAVTGDKIADAALSLSKFADGLRPIERVTSLPGTPHVLGRVVSLTTEGGKLYRNTGSGWTASVPAADVSGQLGNDQIAAVAAAKLTGQITGTQITDRAISTGKMAAGSVSTAILAAGSVVTDTLAAWAVTAGKLAAASVTALALAANSVTAGAIAANAIEAGHIRAGAISTDALAANAVTASKLVITDFTNLVTNGIFAGGSSDGWNLASGVSVLPSPSNVPSEFALRIDTMDGGLNTWTKRIPVAPGDEVFGSLRARASGSSDRLMTVRMRLVFEDGSGNQLEANHLFTQTTQSTSPVVFTGSVMAPPGAAAFYVTVQRISNDAQRYYGYLDSVTVRWKTQGELIVDGAITAAKLMANAVTAAAIAAGTITSAEIASGAITTAKLDALAVTTAKITASAITGDKIAANAITAREIQSASISTALLAAGAVVAEKIATDAVTTRALAANSVSANALAANSVTAGAIAANAITAAKIAAGAVGAEQIAAKAIATSKLAVSNLENLFDGADALATSPFLPTSGANGGRGDWSSASGQTGYRGQAALMIAGEWSGVAYEMPSFPVTPGAEYFIRFYGARDSSWDGQSANSKLRIGDQSGGFLASISYAAGDLPHFTTSNWAERSAVFRVPDGVNALNITLGNDATAGRAYLAGFEMRLRNSGELIVDGAITAAKVMAGAITANAIAASAILASHLAAGSVTANALAANSVTARAIAARSVTADAMAANSVTAQNGAIGNLAVQTLNIAGNAVTVPVAAFREQNTGVDSSNNETTVLNATMRNEGYPVSITLNFSYSFVRAAGASIQGSAYINLYKNGSLLRRVYFVLSADTNQFGLASFNYVDTDVSPGTDVYSFRSQVNGFSNAFIANTYLGLSQVKK; from the coding sequence ATGACATTTCTTGCCGTTCTGATTGCCGCGCTCGTCTGCGCGTTGCCTGCGCATGCCGGTTTTCTGGCGCCGGTCGTGGGCTGGTTTGCCGCTGGCGGTGTCGTAGCTGGTGCGGTCGCCAATATAGGCATCGGCCTTGGCCTGTCGCTGGTCGGCCGTGCCATGGCTCCGAAGCAGAAGAAGTCAGGGCCGGGGGCAATCTCGCTGGACGCACCCACGTCCGGTGACGGGACGCCACAGACGATCATTCTGGGGCGCCGCGCCGTGGTCGGTCATCGGACATGCCCGGAGTATTCCCGCGCCACCGGCAACGACTGGCTGACGATCGTGCGCGATCTGTCGGATGCGCCTGTCCATAAGCTGCGCGCCATCTGGATCGGCAATGACCGTATCGAAATGCCCGAGACGTTTCCGGCTTGGACCGATCCCGGCGTGTTTCACGAGCCCACCGGAAAATATGCGGGCAAGCTGCGTATCCGGTTTCACGACGGCACGCAGACGGAGGCGGATAACTTCCTGATCTGGGCCTATGGAAATCACCCTGATCGTCCTTGGCGGTCGGATATGGCGTTGCGAGGTGTTGCTTACGCCATAATTGAGCTGCGGCGGGACCAGGAACTCTATCCCGGCGTGCCCGATCTGCTGTTCGAGGTCGATGGCCTGCCACTGCTGGATCCGCGAACTGGACAGAGAGCTTGGTCGGACAACCTCCCGCTGCTCGCCTACAACGTGATGCGGGGCATCACCCTACCGGACGGTTCAATTTATGGCGGCGGGGTTCCTGCATCCGATCTTCCATTGTCCAGTTGGGCCCCGGCGATCAGCGAGGCGCAGACGCAGGGATGGCGCGGCGGCCTTGAGGTCAATATCGGGCCGGAGGATTATGACGGCGATGCGCCCTATGAGATCGTCGAGCATCTGTTGCAGGGATGCGCCGGACAGATCGCCGAAAGCGGTGGCACCTGGCGTGTCCGGATCGGCGGGCCGGGCCTGCCCGTCGCGACGATCACGGACCGTGATACCATCGTGACCGAGGATCAGGTGTTCACACCCCATTCCGGCCCCCGTGAAATCTACAACGGCGTCACCGCCCAATACAGCGAGCCGGGGGAGCGGTGGGAAGGTAAAACCACCCCTCTGCTGCTGGATGATGGCTATGCGGCCCGTGACGGAGGGCGCAATGTCGTGCATCTGACCTATAACGCGGTGACCGACAGCGAACAGGTGCAGCAGCTGATCACGATGGCGCTGCACGACAATCGCCGTCAGAGGTCGCACGAACTGTCGCTGCCGCCGGATTATGCGCCGGTCGAGGTTCTGGATACGCTCTCGTTGCACCTGCCATATGACGGCTATGTCGGCAAACTGGTCGAGGTCGTGGCGGTTCATCGTGACCCTGTCTCGATGACGCAGCGCGCGCATGTGCGGGAGGTTGATTCTTCGGACTTCACGCCACCCACCGTCGCACCTTTGCCGGTCCAGCCGGTGGTGACGACGCCGCTGGCACCGCTGGCATTGCCGGGGTGGTCGGTCGAGGTGTTCGCAATCAGGGACAACCAGGACCGCGATCGCCGCCCGGCTGTTCGGATCACGTGGGATCCGCTGCCGGCCGAAGGCATAGAGTGGCAGATGCGGGTGGCGGGCGACACGACGATCGCAGCACAGGATACGACGCAAGCGGTGGGAGCTGGTCAACTGGTCATCGACAAGGGGTTGATCCCCGGTGCGCGTATGCAAATCCGCGCCCGTGCGATCATTCGTGTCCGGCCCGCCGCGTGGACTGCCTGGACGACGTTTGAGGTTCCCAAGATCGGTCTCGGTGAGGACGATATCGGCCAGCAGGTCTGGGATGAGTTCACAGATCTCGCCACCAAGGCGGGGATCGAGACGGTCACGGAGTTCCCGGCCAAGCCAAGGGCCGATCAGATCGTTCTGAAGATGCCGGAAAAGCGGCTGTATCGGTGGGACGGCACAGCGTGGGTAGAGGACATCTTCGCGGGGATACCGGACGGGGCGATCGACGCCACCAAGATCGCCCAGGGGCTGGCGCTGATCGAGAACGTGGAGGGCGACACCCTTCCCACGATCCGCACCGCCACCACGATCACCTTCAAGGGGCGGCTCTACTCGTGGGACGGCACCCGCTACAGCGCCGATGTCCCGGCGGTGAACGTCACTGGCCAGCTGACCAACGATCAGATCGCCGCCGTCGCGGCGGCGAAGCTGACGGGTCAGATCGGATCGGTGCAGATTGCCGATCGGGCGGTGTCCACGGGCAAGATCGCGGATGCGGCGATCGAGGCGGGGAAACTAGCGAAGGGCGCGGTCACGGGTGACAAGATCGCGGATGCGGCCCTGTCGCTGTCGAAGTTCGCGGACGGGCTGCGTCCGATCGAGCGGGTCACCTCCCTGCCGGGGACGCCCCACGTCCTCGGGCGGGTAGTGTCGCTGACCACGGAGGGCGGCAAGCTCTACCGCAACACCGGCAGCGGCTGGACGGCCAGCGTTCCGGCGGCGGATGTGTCGGGGCAACTCGGCAACGATCAGATTGCGGCCGTCGCGGCGGCCAAGCTGACGGGCCAAATCACCGGCACCCAGATCACCGACCGGGCGATCAGCACGGGGAAGATGGCGGCGGGATCGGTCAGCACGGCCATCCTCGCCGCCGGATCGGTGGTGACCGACACGTTGGCCGCTTGGGCGGTCACGGCGGGCAAGCTGGCGGCGGCCAGCGTCACGGCCTTGGCCTTGGCCGCGAACTCGGTCACGGCGGGGGCGATTGCCGCCAATGCGATCGAGGCGGGGCACATTCGGGCCGGGGCTATCAGCACCGATGCCTTGGCGGCAAATGCCGTCACGGCCTCCAAGCTGGTGATCACCGACTTCACCAATCTGGTGACCAACGGCATCTTCGCCGGGGGATCGTCGGACGGGTGGAACCTCGCCAGCGGGGTGTCGGTCCTGCCGTCCCCCTCCAACGTGCCGTCCGAGTTCGCTCTGCGGATCGACACGATGGACGGGGGGCTGAACACCTGGACAAAGCGGATCCCGGTCGCGCCGGGGGACGAGGTGTTCGGCTCGCTCCGGGCGCGGGCCAGCGGCAGCAGCGATCGGCTGATGACCGTGCGCATGCGTCTGGTCTTCGAGGATGGGAGCGGCAACCAGCTGGAAGCCAATCACCTCTTCACCCAGACGACGCAATCCACCTCGCCGGTGGTCTTTACCGGCAGCGTGATGGCCCCTCCGGGGGCGGCAGCGTTCTATGTGACGGTGCAGCGGATCTCCAATGATGCGCAGCGATACTACGGTTATCTCGACAGCGTCACCGTGCGGTGGAAAACCCAAGGCGAACTGATCGTGGACGGGGCGATCACGGCTGCGAAGCTCATGGCCAATGCCGTCACGGCAGCGGCCATCGCGGCAGGCACGATCACCTCGGCCGAGATCGCCAGTGGGGCCATCACCACGGCCAAGCTGGACGCTCTGGCGGTCACCACGGCCAAGATCACCGCCTCGGCCATCACCGGGGACAAGATCGCGGCCAACGCCATCACGGCGCGCGAGATCCAGTCGGCCTCGATCAGCACGGCGCTTCTGGCGGCGGGCGCGGTGGTGGCCGAGAAGATCGCCACCGACGCGGTCACCACGCGGGCCTTGGCCGCGAACAGCGTCAGCGCGAATGCCCTCGCGGCGAACTCGGTCACGGCGGGGGCGATCGCCGCCAACGCGATCACGGCAGCCAAGATCGCTGCCGGGGCCGTGGGGGCGGAACAGATCGCTGCCAAGGCCATCGCCACGTCGAAGCTGGCCGTCTCCAACCTGGAGAACCTGTTCGACGGGGCCGATGCGCTGGCCACCAGTCCCTTCCTCCCCACCTCGGGGGCGAATGGCGGGCGCGGCGATTGGTCCAGCGCGTCGGGCCAGACCGGCTATCGGGGTCAAGCGGCGCTTATGATCGCCGGAGAATGGTCGGGCGTTGCCTATGAGATGCCCTCGTTTCCGGTGACGCCGGGGGCGGAGTATTTCATCCGCTTCTACGGGGCGCGTGATTCCTCGTGGGATGGACAATCCGCCAACTCCAAACTGCGCATCGGGGATCAGAGCGGGGGCTTCCTCGCGTCCATCTCCTACGCCGCCGGGGATCTGCCGCACTTCACCACGTCCAACTGGGCGGAACGGAGCGCGGTCTTCAGGGTGCCGGACGGGGTCAACGCCCTGAACATCACCCTTGGCAATGACGCTACGGCGGGACGGGCCTATCTGGCGGGCTTCGAAATGCGTCTGCGCAACAGCGGCGAGCTGATCGTGGATGGAGCCATCACGGCGGCCAAGGTCATGGCGGGGGCGATCACCGCCAACGCGATCGCGGCCTCGGCCATCCTCGCCAGCCATCTGGCAGCGGGGTCGGTGACGGCGAATGCCCTTGCGGCAAACTCGGTCACCGCGCGGGCCATCGCGGCCCGGTCGGTCACGGCGGATGCCATGGCCGCCAACTCGGTCACGGCGCAGAACGGGGCCATCGGCAATCTGGCGGTGCAGACGCTCAACATTGCAGGCAACGCTGTCACCGTCCCGGTTGCGGCATTCCGGGAACAGAATACAGGGGTGGATTCCAGCAATAATGAAACGACGGTTCTGAACGCCACGATGCGGAATGAGGGCTATCCGGTCTCGATCACGCTGAACTTCAGCTATTCGTTCGTCCGGGCTGCGGGGGCCAGCATCCAAGGGTCGGCCTACATCAACCTCTACAAGAACGGCTCGCTGCTGCGGCGCGTCTATTTCGTGCTTTCGGCAGATACCAATCAGTTCGGCCTGGCCTCATTCAACTATGTGGACACGGACGTGTCCCCGGGCACGGATGTCTATTCATTCCGCAGTCAGGTGAACGGCTTCTCCAACGCGTTCATAGCGAACACGTATCTCGGTCTTAGTCAGGTGAAGAAATGA
- a CDS encoding tail fiber assembly protein, with protein MSWFVIHDEDGQIVATGQCPACDLSIQYLEPGQALIETDGPISDAHHEVRGGKVCARTGPPNPEDQVALTLRVRNDRDRRLAATDWTQLSDVPDATRARWRIYRQALRDVSDQPGFPGAVVWPEPPTGN; from the coding sequence ATGAGCTGGTTTGTCATCCACGACGAGGATGGACAGATCGTTGCGACCGGGCAGTGCCCGGCTTGCGATCTGTCCATCCAGTATCTTGAGCCGGGCCAAGCCCTGATCGAGACGGATGGGCCAATTTCGGATGCCCATCATGAGGTGCGGGGTGGCAAGGTCTGCGCCCGAACGGGACCGCCCAATCCAGAGGATCAGGTGGCCCTGACGCTGCGTGTGCGAAACGATCGCGATCGCCGCCTCGCCGCAACGGACTGGACACAGCTTTCCGATGTTCCGGACGCCACGCGGGCGCGGTGGCGCATCTACCGGCAGGCGCTTCGGGATGTGTCGGATCAGCCGGGGTTTCCCGGCGCGGTCGTGTGGCCGGAGCCTCCGACCGGAAATTGA
- a CDS encoding reverse transcriptase domain-containing protein, protein MRNGGHVAALHLHRHNQYFGKVDLKNFFYSIARNRVSRALQNIGIRRSGHYARWSCVRNPYGHPRYALPLGFVQSPVLASLVLCLSEAGKCLESMHADVTRSVYMDDISFSGSTPEVVNEAIDLFSQAISRSELFLNPEKTILASESMLIFACHIENSKTYVTQDRINTFYSTQRSVESAAGFEAYRASVSTGSA, encoded by the coding sequence TTGAGAAATGGTGGTCATGTAGCAGCTCTACATCTACATAGACATAATCAATATTTTGGAAAAGTTGATCTTAAGAACTTCTTTTACTCAATAGCTAGGAACAGAGTATCACGGGCACTGCAGAATATAGGTATTAGGCGCTCTGGACATTATGCGCGATGGTCCTGTGTGCGTAATCCGTATGGACATCCGCGATATGCCTTACCTCTTGGCTTCGTTCAATCTCCCGTTCTAGCCTCCTTAGTGCTGTGTTTATCTGAGGCGGGGAAGTGCTTAGAGTCGATGCATGCTGATGTTACCCGCTCAGTATACATGGATGATATATCATTTTCAGGCTCTACCCCTGAAGTGGTGAATGAGGCTATTGACCTCTTTAGCCAAGCAATAAGTAGATCAGAATTATTTCTAAATCCTGAAAAAACCATACTTGCCTCTGAGAGTATGCTTATTTTTGCTTGCCACATTGAAAATAGCAAAACTTACGTAACTCAAGATAGAATTAATACCTTTTATTCGACACAGCGGTCAGTTGAAAGCGCGGCGGGATTTGAGGCATACCGTGCTTCGGTATCGACAGGGAGCGCTTAA
- a CDS encoding glycine-rich domain-containing protein, protein MFDESLGSWSTVQDGPIWYRVGVLPVSGTLRATRAGRAQVMLVGAGGTGASSPEGGGGGAGYLLTRWLDIAPGDIAITVGSAPSAAAALGGTTSAFGLTAPGGGGGNSGNGGNGSGSSGTGGSTPITIGGIGNPGNNDGRNSRGGRGARAGGGGGSTTAAGGDAATGVPGAGAPGVAVTWTGARWVLAPGGNGSVEQASPLPRPEGFANPGAGGGAGTDPYAAQSGVVLVRYVLRQALTIGAASPAARSAATGHAVRAAGVAGATPAPAAAALARAVRAVTVQAPVGAVQASTSALALRRAGLGLSAPPVGAAVVAGIALPYIIRGRVAFAEHSRSWTRDPGRRFT, encoded by the coding sequence ATGTTTGACGAGAGCCTTGGCAGCTGGTCGACCGTGCAGGACGGGCCGATCTGGTATCGGGTGGGCGTCCTGCCCGTGTCGGGCACCCTGCGCGCCACGCGCGCGGGGCGGGCGCAGGTGATGCTGGTCGGCGCGGGCGGCACGGGCGCATCGTCGCCTGAAGGCGGCGGTGGCGGCGCGGGCTATCTTCTGACCCGGTGGCTCGACATTGCGCCGGGCGACATCGCCATCACCGTGGGGTCTGCGCCTTCGGCTGCCGCCGCGCTTGGAGGCACGACCTCGGCCTTTGGCCTGACCGCCCCCGGCGGGGGTGGTGGCAATTCCGGCAATGGCGGGAACGGCAGCGGATCCAGCGGCACTGGCGGCAGCACCCCCATCACCATCGGCGGGATCGGCAACCCCGGCAACAATGACGGCCGCAATTCCCGTGGCGGGCGTGGGGCGCGGGCGGGCGGCGGTGGGGGATCCACCACAGCGGCGGGCGGGGATGCAGCGACGGGTGTTCCGGGTGCGGGTGCGCCGGGAGTGGCGGTCACCTGGACCGGCGCGCGGTGGGTGCTGGCCCCCGGCGGCAATGGCTCGGTCGAACAGGCCTCGCCTCTGCCGCGCCCCGAGGGTTTCGCCAATCCCGGCGCGGGCGGTGGGGCGGGCACCGACCCCTATGCCGCGCAATCGGGCGTGGTGCTGGTGCGCTATGTGCTGCGCCAGGCGCTGACGATCGGCGCGGCCAGTCCAGCAGCGCGATCGGCGGCAACAGGCCATGCCGTGCGCGCGGCGGGGGTGGCAGGCGCGACGCCCGCGCCTGCCGCCGCCGCTCTGGCCCGCGCGGTGCGCGCCGTGACCGTGCAGGCCCCTGTGGGGGCGGTGCAAGCCTCCACCTCGGCCCTCGCCCTGCGGCGGGCGGGTCTGGGCCTCTCCGCGCCCCCGGTGGGGGCGGCGGTCGTGGCGGGAATCGCTCTGCCTTACATCATCCGGGGCCGCGTGGCCTTTGCCGAACACAGCCGCAGCTGGACCCGCGACCCGGGTCGGCGCTTCACATGA
- a CDS encoding sensor domain-containing diguanylate cyclase, producing the protein MAKHNDEYGRIAALSRYDVENIQARKEYADIVQILKTIFSIPIAAITTIDSHRLWIRASAGIPCTDHPREDTFCRITVTGDGPLAVSDAQKDIRFSDNPLVTGDAKIRSYLGVPLTTPDGYNVGTLCLFDTSPREFTEGEKAILSSFAKVIVSQLELKQSASIDRLTGAQTRHVFEEGVARHDCEKQSAVLVLFDIDHFKQINDTFGHHIGDEALTHVANVTRASLMPTDSFGRLGGEEFAVLMKGVTSSEAFERAEGIRSAIAASQLETLGQRKITISVGVANLTFGEPVKELIQRADTALYHAKRSGRNQTVAWPINNNPH; encoded by the coding sequence GTGGCAAAGCACAACGATGAGTACGGCAGGATCGCCGCGTTAAGTCGTTATGACGTTGAAAACATCCAAGCAAGGAAAGAGTACGCTGATATTGTTCAAATTCTGAAAACAATATTCTCTATACCTATCGCAGCGATTACTACCATCGACAGCCACCGCCTCTGGATCCGGGCAAGTGCAGGTATACCGTGTACCGATCATCCCCGCGAAGATACATTTTGCCGTATAACGGTCACTGGCGACGGACCTCTTGCCGTATCGGACGCGCAGAAAGACATCCGCTTTTCCGATAATCCTCTAGTAACGGGGGACGCGAAAATTCGTAGCTACCTTGGCGTACCCTTGACCACGCCAGACGGCTACAATGTGGGCACTTTATGTCTGTTTGATACGTCTCCTCGAGAGTTCACAGAGGGTGAGAAAGCAATACTCAGCAGCTTTGCTAAAGTGATTGTTTCCCAGCTTGAATTGAAACAGTCGGCGTCGATTGACAGGTTGACCGGCGCGCAAACTCGACATGTCTTTGAGGAAGGTGTCGCTCGACACGACTGTGAAAAGCAAAGCGCGGTGTTGGTCCTATTTGACATCGACCACTTCAAACAAATTAATGACACATTCGGACATCACATTGGCGATGAGGCACTAACACACGTCGCAAACGTTACGCGAGCTTCATTGATGCCCACTGACAGTTTTGGGCGGCTAGGTGGTGAAGAGTTTGCAGTCTTGATGAAAGGCGTGACCAGCTCAGAGGCATTCGAACGTGCGGAAGGCATTCGCTCCGCGATTGCTGCATCCCAGCTGGAGACGCTCGGGCAGCGCAAGATAACGATCAGTGTTGGGGTCGCAAATCTCACTTTTGGCGAACCGGTAAAAGAGCTCATACAGCGTGCTGATACTGCACTGTATCACGCCAAACGGAGCGGACGGAACCAGACTGTCGCCTGGCCAATCAACAATAACCCGCATTAG
- a CDS encoding N-acetylmuramidase domain-containing protein, with the protein MIPVGFKGRALALAAIDIGRIGRRISVGEDEIRAVIEVETSGGGFDRQGRPKMLFEPHVFWRELGPGQKRTAAEGQGLAYPKWGARPYPGDSYLRLALAMKLDPGAALRSASWGLGQIMGFNHKAAGYANAGDMVAAFCDMEALHLEAMVAFIVSEGLDDDLRRHDWSSFARGYNGAGYAQHGYHTRLAAAFARWQAIPDALAPDLPKIGLGARGPAVKTAQQRLLAAGHDPRGVDGCFGVNTRHATIAFQSAHGLVPDGIIGPKTWAVLNTEIYA; encoded by the coding sequence ATGATCCCAGTCGGGTTCAAGGGCCGCGCGTTGGCGCTGGCCGCGATCGATATTGGTCGCATCGGAAGGCGCATCAGCGTGGGTGAGGACGAAATCCGCGCCGTGATCGAGGTCGAAACCTCGGGCGGCGGGTTCGACCGGCAGGGGCGCCCCAAGATGCTGTTCGAGCCGCATGTCTTCTGGCGCGAGCTCGGCCCGGGGCAGAAGCGCACGGCGGCGGAGGGACAAGGGCTCGCCTATCCCAAATGGGGGGCGCGGCCCTATCCGGGCGACAGCTATCTGCGCTTGGCGCTGGCGATGAAGCTCGATCCCGGCGCGGCGCTGCGCTCCGCTTCCTGGGGGCTGGGGCAGATCATGGGGTTTAACCACAAGGCGGCGGGCTATGCCAATGCCGGCGATATGGTCGCGGCGTTCTGCGACATGGAGGCGCTGCATCTGGAGGCGATGGTCGCGTTCATCGTGTCCGAAGGGTTGGACGATGACCTGCGCCGCCACGACTGGTCCAGCTTCGCGCGGGGCTACAACGGGGCGGGCTATGCGCAGCATGGCTATCACACCCGCCTCGCGGCAGCCTTTGCGCGCTGGCAGGCCATTCCGGATGCGCTGGCCCCCGACTTGCCCAAGATCGGCCTCGGGGCGCGTGGCCCGGCGGTGAAGACCGCGCAACAGCGGCTGCTGGCGGCGGGGCACGATCCCCGCGGCGTCGATGGCTGTTTTGGTGTCAACACCCGCCACGCCACCATCGCATTCCAATCCGCCCACGGCCTCGTGCCGGACGGCATCATCGGGCCCAAGACCTGGGCCGTTCTCAACACGGAGATTTACGCATGA
- a CDS encoding response regulator, translating to MTAPTILIAEDEMIIAMDLKDTLEGAGFQTEGPYATMAGAMKAIEAATPACAILDVRLMDEDIYPLADELIRRGIPFIFHTGHGKPTDILARYPAAIFCLKPSRPESVVAAVSLATAAA from the coding sequence ATGACGGCCCCCACGATCCTGATCGCCGAAGACGAAATGATAATTGCCATGGACCTGAAGGATACGCTGGAGGGGGCGGGGTTTCAGACGGAGGGTCCCTATGCCACGATGGCGGGGGCGATGAAGGCGATCGAGGCGGCCACCCCCGCCTGTGCGATCTTGGATGTGCGGCTGATGGACGAGGATATCTATCCCCTTGCGGATGAGCTGATCCGGCGGGGGATTCCGTTCATCTTTCACACGGGTCACGGCAAGCCGACCGACATTCTGGCCCGCTATCCCGCCGCCATATTCTGCCTGAAACCCAGCCGCCCGGAATCGGTGGTCGCGGCGGTGTCGCTGGCAACCGCCGCTGCGTGA
- a CDS encoding formate/nitrite transporter family protein, with amino-acid sequence MTTDPDTTPDVPHNIKDTKVDELEEQLPSIAAAVHQLIREDGEKEMARDTRALMWSAIAGGITMSTSFLMRAILAANVGDSGAGFLITAAGYTMGFILVIAAGQQLFTENTVKPVLPLMQAPSWRNLGRLGRLWGVVLAGNMTGGALAAAVFAYLPMFTPAVDEELMAIGHHLMEQSAAQMFAKGVVAGWLIATLVWTLRSFERWSLIMIFLVTYLIAIGDFTHIVVGTIEAVYLMLVGHVGIGPALLQFFFPVLLGNVMGGTFIFALLSHAQVRADISH; translated from the coding sequence GTGACGACCGATCCCGACACCACCCCCGATGTCCCCCACAACATCAAGGACACCAAGGTCGACGAGTTGGAGGAGCAACTTCCCTCCATCGCCGCCGCCGTACACCAGCTGATCCGCGAGGATGGCGAGAAGGAAATGGCGCGCGACACGCGGGCGCTGATGTGGTCGGCCATCGCCGGCGGAATCACCATGAGCACGTCCTTCCTGATGCGCGCGATCCTCGCGGCGAATGTCGGTGACAGCGGGGCGGGGTTCCTGATCACGGCGGCGGGCTATACCATGGGGTTCATCCTCGTCATCGCGGCGGGGCAGCAGTTGTTCACCGAAAACACGGTCAAGCCCGTGCTGCCGCTGATGCAGGCCCCATCCTGGCGCAATCTGGGGCGCTTGGGCCGGTTGTGGGGCGTGGTGCTGGCCGGCAATATGACCGGCGGCGCGTTGGCGGCCGCCGTCTTCGCATATCTGCCCATGTTCACTCCCGCCGTGGATGAGGAGCTCATGGCCATCGGCCATCATCTGATGGAGCAATCCGCAGCCCAGATGTTCGCCAAGGGCGTCGTGGCGGGGTGGTTGATCGCGACGCTGGTCTGGACGCTTCGCAGCTTCGAGAGGTGGTCGCTGATCATGATTTTCCTCGTCACCTATCTGATCGCCATCGGTGATTTCACCCATATCGTCGTGGGAACGATCGAAGCCGTGTATCTGATGCTCGTCGGCCATGTGGGGATCGGGCCGGCGCTGCTGCAGTTCTTCTTTCCGGTGCTGCTGGGGAACGTCATGGGCGGCACGTTCATCTTCGCGCTGCTCAGCCACGCGCAGGTGCGGGCCGACATATCCCATTGA